A single Clostridia bacterium DNA region contains:
- a CDS encoding FkbM family methyltransferase, translated as MDYKAKTYELVEERYSDIKKIRENNIKAWSDWNLSGNNKICFYGAGQVGNDTYKSILPLGVKVDFFCDSNPEKWGKEIVDGIKCISLQELYEMKYSVLCFVTAGISNSNVIYRQLVNAGLTNIVRREEYVNLKYTLMAEKLDKTTFWNNLSEAFDFFPDEESHKILYYKVRSLVARTEEWKEFSFADLYQGNQFFGDNAGNVRKDEVIIDCGAYRGSSLKRLVEGLGYSDFKKYICYELDANNYNILKKYIDALPQDISSKVEAYNYGVGSENKKITYDSSETESMVVENGAYEGEIISMDDHQAGKEGTFIKMDIEGSELEALIGAQKIIKENKPVCALSIYHKIEDLWEIPRYLRKLVPEYRFKLKHHHYCWYETVCYATADYNK; from the coding sequence ATGGATTACAAAGCGAAAACCTATGAATTAGTAGAAGAAAGATATTCAGATATAAAAAAGATACGTGAGAATAATATTAAAGCCTGGTCTGACTGGAATTTAAGCGGAAATAATAAAATTTGCTTTTATGGAGCAGGACAAGTAGGAAATGATACATATAAGTCTATATTACCACTGGGAGTTAAAGTGGACTTTTTCTGTGATAGTAATCCGGAAAAATGGGGCAAAGAAATAGTTGACGGTATAAAATGTATATCGCTCCAAGAATTATATGAGATGAAATACAGTGTACTATGCTTTGTTACAGCTGGAATTTCAAACTCAAATGTTATATATCGACAACTTGTAAACGCAGGTTTGACTAATATTGTAAGGCGAGAAGAGTATGTTAATTTAAAATACACGCTTATGGCTGAAAAGTTGGATAAGACAACCTTTTGGAATAATTTATCAGAGGCGTTTGACTTTTTCCCGGATGAAGAGTCACACAAGATACTATACTATAAAGTTCGTTCTTTAGTAGCAAGGACAGAAGAATGGAAAGAGTTCAGTTTTGCAGATCTTTATCAGGGCAATCAATTTTTTGGAGATAATGCAGGTAATGTTCGAAAAGATGAAGTAATTATTGACTGTGGGGCATATAGAGGCAGTTCACTAAAAAGATTAGTAGAAGGTTTAGGATATTCTGATTTTAAGAAATATATTTGCTATGAATTAGATGCAAACAATTATAACATTCTTAAAAAATACATAGATGCATTACCACAAGATATATCAAGTAAAGTTGAAGCCTATAACTATGGAGTAGGCAGTGAAAATAAAAAAATCACATATGATTCGTCCGAAACCGAGTCTATGGTTGTTGAGAACGGAGCTTATGAGGGCGAAATAATTTCAATGGATGATCATCAGGCTGGCAAAGAAGGAACGTTTATCAAAATGGACATTGAAGGCAGTGAATTGGAAGCATTGATAGGAGCACAAAAAATTATAAAGGAAAACAAGCCTGTTTGTGCATTGTCTATTTATCATAAAATAGAGGATTTGTGGGAAATTCCGAGATATTTGCGAAAGCTCGTTCCAGAGTATCGTTTCAAGCTAAAACATCATCATTACTGTTGGTATGAAACAGTATGTTATGCAACAGCTGATTATAATAAATAG
- a CDS encoding LicD family protein, which produces MKEKRIEKVIEIGSGTRRQIQLIQLEILVEIDSICRKHHINYRLIGGTLLGAVRHKGFIPWDPDVDISMSRSAYSNFFEVCKKELDESRFFLQEWRTDPNYRWNYARVLRKDTVFQRAGHEHLNQKTGIFVDIICSDTVPDSPTLRPLHCFSCFAIRKILWSKVGKKLHENWFMRRWYTILSWIPRNAVFRYRDWVISWAGENPTQLIRNMAHEVSKNSSSRWGYQVADIDMAWKFKNGELPWDYSSTDLEFEGRYFMALKTYDLVLKTAFTNYMELPPKEKRVSHIPCSKLKLVVPDLDDFEELMLKQYNE; this is translated from the coding sequence ATGAAAGAGAAAAGAATAGAAAAAGTAATTGAAATTGGTTCCGGAACAAGAAGACAGATTCAGTTGATACAATTGGAAATATTGGTTGAAATCGATAGCATATGTAGAAAGCATCATATAAATTACAGACTTATAGGCGGAACGTTGTTAGGGGCAGTGAGGCATAAGGGATTCATTCCATGGGACCCGGATGTTGACATATCTATGAGCAGGTCTGCATATAGCAATTTCTTCGAGGTTTGTAAAAAGGAACTGGATGAATCCAGGTTTTTTTTACAGGAGTGGAGAACAGATCCCAATTACCGCTGGAATTATGCACGGGTTTTAAGGAAGGATACGGTTTTTCAACGAGCAGGGCATGAACACCTGAATCAAAAAACAGGTATCTTTGTTGACATCATATGCAGCGATACCGTTCCGGATTCACCAACTCTTAGGCCTCTGCACTGCTTCTCATGCTTTGCCATCAGAAAGATATTATGGTCAAAGGTAGGCAAAAAACTGCATGAGAATTGGTTTATGCGCAGATGGTATACGATTCTTTCATGGATCCCGCGCAATGCGGTTTTCCGCTATCGCGATTGGGTTATAAGCTGGGCTGGTGAAAACCCAACTCAGTTGATCCGCAATATGGCGCATGAAGTTTCAAAAAACAGTAGTTCAAGATGGGGATACCAGGTTGCTGATATAGATATGGCATGGAAGTTTAAGAATGGCGAATTGCCATGGGATTATTCATCGACGGACTTGGAATTTGAAGGAAGATATTTTATGGCGCTTAAAACATATGACTTAGTCTTAAAGACTGCATTTACCAATTATATGGAATTGCCGCCAAAAGAAAAAAGAGTAAGTCATATACCTTGTTCAAAGTTAAAGCTGGTAGTACCAGATTTGGATGATTTTGAAGAGTTGATGCTAAAACAATACAATGAATAG
- a CDS encoding acyltransferase: protein MKADIIMETISLTLQNYNGRQLVIWGKCNRSKTLEDKLKAEYGLSVAYYVDTKADVIRDERVQSINSLKGQKDRIYVICVLRYFHEIYQQLVEWGYEKSADFAYLSYTPTAVENVSEYRDGYGNKIIGDIGKAKVLFYGYNSLLTVDENFNAASNVTINMYDDSSLTIGKNVTIQKDSDWYCMSKSNCVIDENTIFSRGGILRCGKESKILIERNNWLGMGYLIVSGLHTEIKIGKDCLWSRDVFIRANDGHSIFDIHTGKNINSDSESNYDRKVILGDHVWVGARATIMYGADIGNGSVVGAGSFVKKTYPNNCIIAGNPARVIRKDIAWSMEDNAVDMSVIDDEYIKYTDNK, encoded by the coding sequence ATGAAAGCTGACATTATCATGGAGACAATTTCATTGACCTTACAAAATTACAATGGACGCCAATTGGTAATTTGGGGGAAATGCAATCGTTCCAAAACTTTGGAGGATAAGCTGAAAGCAGAGTATGGACTTAGTGTGGCATATTATGTAGATACAAAGGCTGATGTTATAAGGGATGAAAGGGTTCAATCCATTAATTCACTGAAGGGACAAAAGGACAGGATATATGTGATATGTGTGTTGAGGTACTTTCATGAGATTTATCAGCAGTTAGTGGAATGGGGATATGAAAAAAGTGCTGATTTTGCATATCTTTCTTATACTCCTACAGCAGTTGAAAATGTCTCAGAATATAGAGACGGGTATGGAAATAAAATTATTGGTGATATCGGCAAAGCCAAGGTTCTTTTTTATGGATACAATAGTTTATTGACAGTAGACGAAAATTTTAATGCGGCATCTAATGTTACTATAAATATGTATGATGATTCAAGTTTGACAATTGGTAAAAATGTGACTATTCAAAAGGATTCAGATTGGTACTGTATGTCGAAGTCCAATTGCGTTATTGACGAAAATACTATTTTCTCCAGAGGAGGCATTCTACGTTGCGGAAAGGAATCAAAGATACTGATAGAACGGAATAATTGGCTTGGAATGGGGTATTTGATAGTTTCGGGACTACACACGGAAATCAAGATAGGGAAAGATTGTTTATGGTCACGGGATGTTTTTATAAGAGCAAATGATGGACATTCGATTTTTGATATTCATACCGGCAAAAATATAAATTCAGATTCTGAATCGAACTATGATAGAAAAGTAATTCTTGGTGATCATGTATGGGTGGGAGCAAGAGCGACAATCATGTATGGTGCTGATATAGGTAATGGGAGTGTTGTTGGAGCAGGCAGTTTTGTTAAAAAAACTTATCCTAACAATTGCATTATAGCAGGAAACCCTGCGAGGGTAATTCGGAAGGATATCGCATGGAGCATGGAAGACAATGCTGTAGACATGAGCGTTATAGATGATGAATATATAAAATATACCGATAACAAGTAG
- a CDS encoding CDP-glycerol glycerophosphotransferase family protein — MKKYKKIALLELAELIGQAHEELSINIDANNIEQAMDILAACQESAIHIGNSIEESEGEGLEIIGCIGNYCETLFQVNNSMMMGENQAGSIEILKNYHNSIEAGINAISCKKEIVFLPYKASMWDSMESIWMTAKEDSECECYVMPIPYYDRTEDRRLGEMYYEGDQLPGYVPITKYTDYNLSVCKPDIIYFHNPYDQYNYVTSVHPAFYSSELIKYTNMLVYVPYFIAGAYKNVDDIGTKHIISGVVSSNRVIVQSELMKQIMVSLEMPAKKIAALGSPKIDAVINAMKNPPEVPDEWKEKLSGKKIVLYNTSIGSMLVLETYMERFERFVRQIIYTEGIGLIWRPHPLLEATIKSMRPQYMERFKKLTNDIANSENAVIDKLGSAYAAISYSDGLISDTSSLLRQYMVTGKPVLALNLKSSMREERICLFDHFSCYFLGDGVRIGNFLTMLKKGEDPNKALREEDVRRSVANSDGTCGEKIHKYIMSQLDKADKTCQE; from the coding sequence ATGAAAAAATATAAGAAAATAGCGCTATTAGAACTAGCAGAACTTATCGGACAAGCACATGAAGAATTAAGTATAAATATTGACGCTAATAATATTGAACAGGCAATGGATATCTTGGCGGCCTGTCAGGAAAGTGCTATTCATATCGGGAATTCAATTGAAGAATCCGAAGGAGAAGGGCTTGAAATTATAGGATGCATTGGAAATTATTGTGAGACTTTATTCCAAGTAAATAATAGTATGATGATGGGAGAAAATCAAGCTGGAAGCATTGAAATTCTTAAGAACTATCATAATAGCATCGAAGCAGGTATAAATGCAATCAGCTGCAAGAAAGAAATAGTTTTTCTGCCATACAAAGCTTCAATGTGGGATTCTATGGAAAGTATATGGATGACTGCAAAAGAAGATAGTGAATGTGAATGTTATGTTATGCCTATTCCATATTATGACAGGACAGAAGATCGTCGCCTGGGTGAAATGTACTATGAGGGTGACCAGCTGCCAGGCTACGTTCCAATAACGAAATATACTGATTATAATCTTAGTGTCTGTAAGCCGGATATAATATATTTTCATAATCCTTATGATCAATATAACTATGTTACTTCGGTACATCCGGCGTTTTATTCGTCGGAACTTATAAAATATACAAATATGCTGGTATATGTACCATATTTCATTGCAGGTGCCTACAAAAATGTTGATGACATCGGAACAAAACATATTATTAGTGGTGTAGTAAGTAGTAACAGAGTTATTGTACAGTCAGAATTAATGAAACAAATAATGGTATCTTTGGAGATGCCGGCAAAAAAAATAGCTGCGTTGGGTTCGCCGAAAATTGATGCAGTTATTAATGCAATGAAAAATCCACCAGAGGTCCCTGATGAATGGAAAGAAAAGCTAAGCGGTAAAAAGATAGTATTATATAATACTAGTATTGGATCCATGCTCGTATTAGAAACTTATATGGAAAGATTCGAAAGATTCGTACGGCAGATAATATATACCGAAGGAATTGGGTTAATATGGCGGCCACATCCATTGCTGGAGGCAACTATCAAATCTATGAGACCTCAGTATATGGAAAGATTCAAGAAACTAACCAATGATATTGCTAATAGTGAAAATGCTGTCATAGATAAATTGGGCAGTGCATATGCGGCAATATCTTATTCAGATGGATTGATAAGTGACACAAGTTCTTTATTGAGACAGTATATGGTTACGGGAAAGCCGGTTCTTGCCTTGAATCTAAAGAGCTCTATGAGAGAAGAGAGAATCTGCTTATTTGATCATTTTTCCTGTTATTTTTTAGGTGACGGAGTTAGGATAGGCAATTTTCTTACAATGCTTAAGAAGGGTGAAGATCCTAATAAAGCATTGAGGGAAGAAGATGTAAGACGTTCTGTTGCGAATAGCGACGGAACTTGCGGTGAAAAGATTCATAAGTATATAATGTCGCAATTAGATAAAGCAGACAAAACATGCCAGGAATAG
- a CDS encoding NAD-dependent epimerase/dehydratase family protein: MLTYECIESPNDEILQDDLELIANSNIPFNELNNRKVLVTGATGLIGSQLVKALSCCNRLHNTNIKIIALARSVEKAKAIFGNMLEHPDLKLILGDVTKPVKITEDIDYIIHTASVTSSKDFVTYPVETIQTVFEGTRNLLELAKDKHVKAFVYLSSLEVYGVTDPSLKYVTEKNYGYIDILDSRSSYSEGKRIAECLCISYEKEYGVPVKIARLTQTFGAGVKYDDGRVFAQFARSVIEKKNIVLHTSGDTVRSYCYTRDALRALIFILLKGEKGQAYNVANMDTVISIRDMAEMLSKEFPEAGIKVVYDITEDIQKFGYNPTVKINLDTAKLQKLGWKAELGIKEMYRRTIDSMKKQYQQNNCLGK, encoded by the coding sequence ATGCTGACTTATGAGTGTATTGAAAGTCCAAATGATGAAATATTACAAGACGATTTGGAATTAATTGCAAATAGTAATATTCCTTTTAATGAGCTTAATAATAGAAAAGTATTAGTCACGGGTGCAACAGGTCTTATTGGTTCTCAGCTTGTGAAAGCATTATCCTGTTGCAATAGATTGCACAATACAAATATAAAAATAATAGCTTTGGCTAGAAGTGTGGAAAAAGCAAAAGCTATATTTGGAAATATGTTGGAGCATCCTGATTTAAAACTGATTTTGGGCGATGTAACAAAACCTGTTAAAATAACTGAAGATATAGATTATATTATTCATACTGCAAGCGTTACAAGCTCAAAAGATTTTGTAACCTATCCTGTTGAAACTATACAGACTGTTTTCGAAGGTACCAGAAATTTGCTTGAATTGGCAAAAGATAAGCACGTTAAAGCGTTTGTCTATTTATCCTCCTTGGAGGTTTATGGTGTCACAGATCCATCGCTTAAATATGTTACCGAAAAAAATTACGGATATATTGATATATTAGATTCACGGAGCAGTTATTCTGAAGGAAAGAGGATAGCGGAGTGCTTGTGTATCTCCTACGAAAAGGAGTATGGTGTGCCTGTTAAAATTGCAAGATTAACACAGACCTTCGGTGCAGGTGTTAAATACGATGATGGCAGAGTTTTTGCACAATTTGCCAGAAGCGTAATAGAAAAGAAAAATATCGTTCTTCATACATCAGGAGATACGGTAAGAAGCTACTGCTATACCAGGGATGCTTTAAGAGCGTTGATATTTATTCTGCTTAAAGGTGAAAAAGGTCAGGCATATAATGTTGCAAATATGGATACGGTCATATCAATCAGAGATATGGCAGAAATGTTATCAAAGGAATTCCCTGAGGCCGGAATTAAAGTAGTATACGATATTACAGAGGATATACAAAAGTTCGGATATAACCCGACTGTGAAAATCAATCTGGATACGGCTAAGCTGCAGAAATTAGGTTGGAAAGCCGAGCTAGGTATAAAAGAAATGTACAGACGCACGATTGATAGTATGAAAAAGCAATATCAGCAGAATAATTGCCTTGGTAAATGA
- a CDS encoding IspD/TarI family cytidylyltransferase — protein sequence MVVTALIFAGGTGKRMNSKSKPKQFLDLHGKPIIIHTIEYFEDHDEIDNIAVVCIAEWVNALKENLKLFNITKVKWIVEGGQTGQESIFNGLKAIYNDCDNPEDDIVLIHDGVRPLISEQLITENIESVRKYGSAITVSQAKETIVSIDGNEKISEIACRNVARIAKAPQSFYLKDIMTEHKRANEDNVVGMIDSASLMMYYGYNLHTIEGPPENIKITTPMDYYIFRAIYEARENSQIFGF from the coding sequence ATTGTGGTAACAGCATTAATTTTTGCAGGCGGAACTGGAAAACGAATGAACAGCAAGTCAAAACCAAAGCAGTTTTTAGATTTGCATGGAAAGCCAATAATCATACATACAATTGAATATTTTGAGGATCATGATGAAATAGACAATATAGCTGTTGTATGTATCGCTGAATGGGTTAATGCTTTGAAAGAAAACTTGAAGTTATTTAATATTACAAAGGTAAAATGGATCGTTGAAGGAGGACAAACAGGTCAGGAATCTATATTTAACGGGCTAAAAGCAATTTACAATGATTGTGATAATCCGGAGGATGATATTGTTTTAATTCATGACGGAGTTAGGCCGCTTATATCTGAGCAACTTATTACAGAAAATATAGAATCGGTCAGAAAATACGGCTCTGCAATAACAGTATCTCAAGCAAAGGAAACCATAGTATCAATAGATGGCAATGAAAAAATCAGTGAAATTGCATGCAGGAATGTGGCTAGAATTGCAAAAGCCCCACAGAGCTTTTATCTTAAAGATATTATGACAGAGCATAAACGCGCTAATGAAGATAATGTGGTAGGGATGATTGATTCTGCATCGCTTATGATGTACTATGGCTATAATTTGCACACCATTGAAGGTCCTCCCGAAAACATCAAAATAACCACTCCAATGGATTACTATATTTTCAGAGCAATTTATGAAGCAAGAGAAAACTCTCAGATATTTGGGTTTTGA
- a CDS encoding LicD family protein, which yields MRYKMYKTVKSIEMPSQDLRKMQMIILEMLIEFDRICRKHDIKYSIDGGTFLGAVRHKGFIPWDPDADIVIMRDEYNRFFELCKTELDSERFLLQDYRTDPYYRWGYARILRKNTEYIRAGHEHIGAKNGIFIDIFTMDSVPDSFIFRRVHCISCFCIRKILWSKAGRKVHPSFLKRKWYGLLSLIPRDFMFKIRDMVAACCNKNSISELVRHMCSPHPKGHIYGFPRKLFDDLVEYEFEGHKFFAFKDYDWYLKSIYGDYMTPPPPEGRTSHIPCSSYKLTDPIF from the coding sequence GTGCGCTATAAAATGTATAAAACAGTAAAAAGCATAGAAATGCCATCTCAAGACCTTAGAAAAATGCAAATGATAATTTTAGAAATGTTAATTGAATTCGATAGGATATGTAGAAAGCATGACATTAAGTATTCTATTGATGGGGGAACTTTTTTAGGCGCTGTCAGGCATAAGGGATTCATTCCATGGGATCCTGATGCGGACATTGTAATTATGAGAGATGAATACAATCGTTTTTTTGAATTATGTAAAACTGAACTTGATTCAGAAAGATTTCTTTTGCAGGATTATCGCACAGACCCGTATTACCGTTGGGGATATGCACGTATATTACGTAAAAATACGGAATATATCCGTGCAGGTCATGAACATATTGGGGCTAAAAATGGTATATTCATTGATATTTTTACAATGGATAGTGTCCCGGATTCATTTATTTTCAGAAGAGTTCACTGTATTTCGTGCTTTTGTATCCGGAAGATTCTTTGGTCTAAGGCAGGAAGAAAAGTGCACCCGTCTTTTTTGAAACGCAAATGGTATGGACTTCTATCACTAATTCCCAGAGATTTTATGTTTAAAATCAGAGATATGGTTGCTGCATGCTGTAATAAAAATTCAATATCTGAGTTGGTTCGCCATATGTGTTCACCTCATCCTAAGGGGCATATATATGGTTTTCCCAGAAAACTGTTTGATGATCTTGTTGAGTATGAATTTGAAGGACATAAGTTTTTTGCCTTTAAGGATTACGATTGGTATTTAAAGTCAATTTATGGGGACTATATGACACCGCCCCCTCCGGAAGGAAGGACAAGCCATATACCTTGTTCAAGCTATAAGCTTACAGATCCAATATTTTAG
- a CDS encoding glycosyltransferase: MQKNTISLCMIVKNEEKYLDRCLKSVQGKVDEIIIADTGSTDRTIEIAQKYGAIISRFEWINDFAAARNYSISEAKSEYILVLDADEYLDDSASLENDLVQKRDYYKLLIKNYQSEGRIVFNQNIRLFKSGIGLRYSGKLHEHLSAYDGGTNYIGAESNIVINHVGYLPEVIADKGKKKRNYDIMVKELEDNPTGYSYYNMGLVYVSEENYDKALDMFKKSYPLSEGQAYLKSLIVRTGECLCLLDRTEEAITLLLDAIKVFPQYADLHYPLGVLFLNSGYLKDAEIEFKKCLEIGEKVDIVTVEGMGSYMANYQLAIVYDKMGKIGDAFDEAYKAVLLKKSFTPALSKYLKLMQCAGIQPDQVKEHLSKIYIIDTVEELKALIYSLYELRYPLMNKFGFAFQDEHLYDVRAVAFILDKQFDKSLEEWEKIDVIPQLNILDAAVLCLLSKDRLLLDKLKASSNFSNKEWKSISEILLNETIGEFSLTMEVEKLLLKIGEYLLHIDEFEQFEYISAVLLQCSIETQVKLASMLLSNGYTDTAMDLLTMNIEKYPNCMENYIILGDAYSIRNKAADALECYSAALGFKDEYYIYEKIYDACEKMGESGKMEDLKSTMKKKFPLSIWLKNA; encoded by the coding sequence ATGCAAAAGAATACTATATCGTTATGTATGATAGTTAAAAATGAGGAGAAATATCTAGATAGATGTCTAAAAAGTGTGCAGGGAAAAGTTGATGAAATTATTATAGCTGATACAGGCTCTACAGATAGAACTATTGAAATTGCCCAAAAGTATGGTGCTATTATAAGCCGCTTCGAGTGGATAAATGATTTTGCAGCTGCTCGCAATTATTCAATCAGCGAAGCAAAATCAGAATATATACTTGTATTGGATGCAGATGAATATCTTGATGATAGTGCCAGTCTTGAAAATGATTTAGTGCAGAAAAGGGATTATTATAAGCTGCTAATAAAAAATTATCAAAGTGAGGGACGGATTGTCTTTAATCAGAATATCAGGCTTTTCAAATCTGGAATCGGACTTAGATACAGTGGCAAGCTTCATGAGCATTTATCCGCGTATGACGGAGGTACTAACTATATAGGAGCAGAATCCAACATAGTGATTAACCATGTGGGTTACTTACCCGAGGTCATTGCAGATAAAGGCAAGAAAAAGAGAAACTATGACATCATGGTTAAAGAATTGGAGGATAACCCCACGGGATACAGCTATTACAACATGGGTCTTGTCTATGTGAGTGAGGAAAACTATGATAAAGCCTTGGATATGTTTAAGAAGTCGTATCCACTAAGTGAAGGTCAAGCATATCTGAAGAGTTTGATAGTTCGTACAGGGGAATGTCTATGTCTACTAGATAGAACAGAGGAAGCTATCACGCTTTTATTGGATGCTATAAAGGTTTTTCCTCAATATGCAGATTTGCATTATCCTTTGGGAGTTTTATTTCTAAATAGCGGGTATCTAAAGGATGCTGAGATAGAGTTCAAGAAATGCTTGGAGATAGGTGAAAAGGTTGATATTGTAACTGTTGAAGGTATGGGAAGCTATATGGCTAATTATCAGCTTGCAATAGTATATGATAAGATGGGGAAAATTGGAGATGCATTTGATGAAGCATACAAAGCAGTACTACTAAAAAAAAGCTTTACACCGGCGCTTTCTAAATATCTGAAGCTTATGCAGTGCGCAGGCATACAACCTGATCAGGTAAAAGAGCATCTAAGTAAGATTTATATTATAGATACTGTAGAAGAATTAAAAGCACTGATTTACTCATTATATGAGTTAAGATACCCACTGATGAACAAATTCGGGTTTGCGTTCCAAGATGAACATTTATACGACGTAAGAGCTGTTGCATTTATTTTGGATAAGCAGTTTGACAAATCTCTTGAAGAATGGGAGAAAATTGATGTTATACCTCAGCTCAATATCCTGGATGCAGCTGTGCTATGCTTGCTCAGTAAAGACAGACTGCTTTTGGATAAGCTTAAAGCCAGTTCAAATTTCAGCAATAAGGAATGGAAATCTATCAGTGAAATATTGCTAAATGAGACCATTGGGGAATTCAGCCTGACTATGGAAGTAGAAAAGTTGCTTCTTAAAATTGGCGAGTATTTGCTCCATATCGATGAATTTGAGCAGTTTGAATATATTTCTGCAGTTTTACTGCAGTGTTCAATAGAGACTCAAGTCAAGCTGGCATCAATGCTGTTGTCAAATGGGTATACTGATACAGCTATGGATCTTCTAACCATGAATATAGAAAAATATCCTAACTGCATGGAGAATTATATCATACTGGGAGATGCCTATTCAATTCGGAATAAGGCTGCTGATGCTCTGGAATGCTATTCTGCTGCATTAGGATTCAAAGATGAGTACTATATATATGAGAAAATATATGATGCTTGTGAAAAAATGGGAGAGTCAGGTAAAATGGAGGACTTAAAGAGTACAATGAAGAAAAAATTCCCACTCTCTATATGGCTGAAAAATGCTTAA
- a CDS encoding flagellin, which produces MRINNNIMAMNTHRQLGANSLNSSKSMEKLSSGLRINRAADDAAGLSISEKMRGQIRGLGQAQRNAQDGISLVQTFEGALNEVSDMLGRMKELAVQNLNGTYEGNDKANILLEATALASAANNIFTNTKFNGVDMTTGATIAMGQDGGDALVIAGISAPVIGAADLVATIDANIGAVNTIRATYGADQNRLEHMYNNMSATRENLTASESRIRDVDMADEMMKFTKNNILQQAAQAMLAQANQAPQGVLQLLR; this is translated from the coding sequence ATGAGAATAAACAATAACATTATGGCCATGAACACACATCGACAGTTGGGTGCAAACAGCTTGAATTCATCAAAGTCAATGGAGAAACTTTCATCAGGTCTCAGAATCAACAGAGCTGCTGATGATGCAGCAGGTTTGTCCATATCAGAAAAAATGAGAGGCCAGATCAGAGGTCTTGGTCAGGCTCAGAGAAATGCTCAGGATGGTATATCTTTAGTACAGACTTTTGAAGGTGCATTAAATGAAGTATCTGATATGCTCGGAAGAATGAAGGAACTGGCTGTTCAGAACTTAAACGGCACTTATGAAGGAAATGATAAGGCTAATATTCTTCTTGAAGCAACAGCACTTGCATCTGCTGCAAATAACATTTTTACAAATACTAAATTCAATGGTGTAGATATGACTACTGGTGCTACTATCGCTATGGGTCAAGATGGCGGTGATGCATTAGTAATCGCTGGAATAAGTGCTCCTGTAATTGGTGCAGCAGACCTGGTGGCTACCATAGATGCCAATATTGGTGCAGTAAACACAATTAGGGCTACATATGGAGCAGACCAGAACAGACTTGAACATATGTACAACAACATGAGCGCTACTAGAGAAAACCTTACAGCATCTGAATCACGTATTCGTGATGTAGACATGGCAGATGAAATGATGAAGTTCACAAAGAACAACATACTCCAGCAGGCTGCTCAGGCAATGCTTGCTCAAGCTAACCAGGCTCCACAGGGAGTGCTGCAGCTTCTGAGATAG
- the csrA gene encoding carbon storage regulator CsrA, with amino-acid sequence MLVLSRKKNQSIMIGDDIEIIITDMSEDKVKIGIIAPKSLKIFRKELIEEIQDENVKSNLTVKVDINELASIIKNEK; translated from the coding sequence TTGTTAGTACTCTCAAGGAAGAAGAACCAATCCATAATGATAGGTGACGATATAGAAATAATTATTACGGATATGTCTGAGGATAAGGTAAAGATAGGTATAATTGCTCCAAAGAGCTTGAAAATCTTCCGTAAGGAGCTCATAGAAGAGATTCAGGATGAGAATGTCAAGTCCAACCTTACAGTCAAGGTTGATATCAACGAATTGGCCAGTATAATAAAAAATGAGAAATAG
- a CDS encoding flagellar assembly protein FliW gives MKVNTKFFGELEADEKDIISFEDNILGFPDLKEYLMVHDNKNEHFNYLQAIDDINVCFIITSPFFIIPDYSMDISADSVKKLELEEDKDVMLYSIVTIPEDIKQMTANMKAPLVVNVKNRKALQEVLDDERYSIKHRIVKEADASC, from the coding sequence ATGAAGGTAAACACAAAGTTTTTCGGTGAATTGGAAGCAGACGAAAAGGATATAATATCCTTTGAGGATAATATACTGGGTTTTCCGGATTTGAAGGAATACCTTATGGTGCATGACAATAAAAATGAGCATTTCAACTATCTGCAGGCAATAGATGATATAAACGTATGTTTCATAATCACATCTCCCTTCTTTATAATACCTGACTACAGCATGGATATCAGTGCTGATTCAGTGAAGAAGCTTGAGCTTGAAGAAGATAAGGATGTAATGCTATATTCAATAGTAACGATACCGGAAGACATAAAGCAAATGACAGCAAACATGAAAGCCCCCCTGGTAGTCAATGTGAAGAATAGAAAAGCATTGCAGGAAGTTTTAGATGATGAAAGATATTCAATCAAACACAGAATAGTAAAGGAGGCTGATGCCTCTTGTTAG